In Malus sylvestris chromosome 16, drMalSylv7.2, whole genome shotgun sequence, the following are encoded in one genomic region:
- the LOC126606295 gene encoding uncharacterized protein LOC126606295 produces the protein MSQDIYSERPLFGGAITSTFPLRFEDVSNIRQVPDHQEAFVDPARDESLIFELLELKHEVGDNGSANWFLQDLATEQDADRSMVIEQSGVIEAPRLCYRNTPAVVTTAVGQMAISKGRQGREAQNIVRVYVANLRLKEVNTDVLITAYEPVHINPLSETANTVGAGFAVPAVQSGHMPVAEVSKLAVSSFRVNDWNLFGSVA, from the exons ATGTCCCAAGATATCTACTCCGAGCGCCCCTTGTTCGGCGGCGCCATCACTAGCACCTTCCCTCTCAGATTCGAG GATGTGAGCAACATTCGGCAAGTTCCCGATCACCAG GAGGCTTTTGTGGACCCTGCCCGGGACGAAAGCTTGATCTTTGAGCTTTTGGAATTGAAGCATGAAGTCGGCGACAATGGAAGCGCCAACTGGTTTCTTCAGGACCTTGCCACTGAGCAAGATGCTGACAGGAGCATg GTGATCGAGCAGTCTGGCGTAATTGAGGCCCCCAGATTGTGTTATAGAAACACACCTGCTGTTGTTACGACTGCTGTTGGCCAAATG GCAATTTCGAAAGGGCGGCAAGGAAGGGAAGCGCAAAATATTGTGAGG GTCTATGTAGCAAATTTGCGCCTTAAGGAAGTTAATACAGATGTGCTGATTACTGCATATGAGCCCGTTCATATAAA TCCTTTGAGCGAAACTGCAAACACTGTGGGGGCTGGTTTTGCTGTTCCTGCAGTACAATCCGGGCATATGCCAGTGGCCGAGGTCTCTAAACTCGCCGTCTCTAGCTTCAGAGTCAATGACTGGAATCTTTTTGGTTCTGTTGCCTGA